DNA from Massilia antarctica:
CTGGCCGATCACCGGCGTGTCGTACATCCTCATGCACAAGAGCCAGGCCGATGCCGCCAAGGGCAAGGAAGTGTTGAAGTTCTTCGACTGGTCGTTCAAGAATGGCGGCGCATCGGCTGTCGAACTGGACTACGTGCCGCTGCCGGACAGCGTCACCAAGCTGGTGGGCGACTCCTGGAAAGCCAATCTGAAAGACGCTTCCGGCAAGGCTATCTGGTAAGTCGGAAGAGGGTGGGTCTGGTGCCCGCCCTGCAAGTGCATTTGTGCAAAGAAATCGCGGCAGGCAAGCCATGGGGCATGCCTGCCGGTCAGCATTAAAGCAACACCTTGAAACTACCTCCATGTGGACACCTAGCGAAGTCAATCAATGAGCGCAAACCCAACTATCGCAATGGATATGAGCAAACCGGCGGTGCCTGACCGCGAACTGGTCGCCATGCTGTCAACGATGCGCAAGCAGCGCATCCAGGATTTTTTCTTCCACAAAATAACCCTGCTGTTCGCGGCATCGGTCCTGATCGTGCTGATCGGGATCATCGGTTCGCTGGTGGTCGGCGCCGCCCCGGCCTTCAGGGAATTCGGCCTCGGCTTCATCACCAGCGTCGAATGGGACCAGGGCAACGACAAATACGGCGCCATGATCGCCATCGTCGGCACCCTCGCCACCTCGATCATTGCCCTGCTGATCGCGTTTCCAGTCAGCTTCGGCATTGCGCTGTTCCTTACCGAAATCTGCCCGGTCTGGCTGCGCCGCCCGCTGGGCACCGCCGTCGAACTGCTGGCGGGCATCCCGTCGATTATCTACGGCATGTGGGGCATGGTCGTGTTTGCGCCACTGTTCGCCGAATACGTGCAGCCGCTGTTGAAAAACACCCTCGGCCACTTGCCGCTCATCGGCCAGCTGTTCACCGGCCCGATGATGGGGATCGGCATCCTGACCGCCGGCCTGGTGCTGTCGATCATGATCATTCCCTTTATCGCTTCCGTGATCCGCGACGTGTTCGAGATCGTCCCGGCCGTGCTGAAAGAATCGGCCTACGGACTGGGTTGCACCAAATGGGAAGTCGTGCGCAAGATCGTGCTGCCGTACACCAAGACCGGTGTGGTCGGCGGCGTCATGCTCG
Protein-coding regions in this window:
- the pstC gene encoding phosphate ABC transporter permease subunit PstC gives rise to the protein MSKPAVPDRELVAMLSTMRKQRIQDFFFHKITLLFAASVLIVLIGIIGSLVVGAAPAFREFGLGFITSVEWDQGNDKYGAMIAIVGTLATSIIALLIAFPVSFGIALFLTEICPVWLRRPLGTAVELLAGIPSIIYGMWGMVVFAPLFAEYVQPLLKNTLGHLPLIGQLFTGPMMGIGILTAGLVLSIMIIPFIASVIRDVFEIVPAVLKESAYGLGCTKWEVVRKIVLPYTKTGVVGGVMLGLGRALGETMAVTFVIGNANKLSWSIFSAGNSISSTLANEFAEAQSALHVSSLLALALILFIITFIVLSAAKLMLAGMSRKEGVK